Proteins encoded in a region of the Suncus etruscus isolate mSunEtr1 chromosome 1, mSunEtr1.pri.cur, whole genome shotgun sequence genome:
- the CBX8 gene encoding chromobox protein homolog 8, translating into MELSAVGERVFAAEALLKRRIRKGRMEYLVKWKGWSQKYSTWEPEENILDARLLAAFEEREREMELYGPKKRGPKPKTFLLKAQAKAKAKAYEFRSDSARGIRIPYPGRSPQDLASTSRAREGLRNMGLSPPGSSSSSTCRAEPPRDREREREREREHVTSRAEDKPSSPGDSSKKRGPKSRKELQDPSQRPLGEAVDSLGDHLKGRKLEDTPSSGAGKFPAGHSVIQLARRQDSDLGPCGVASPGPPETAGRLPGDTFPARVIKHRPAFLEAKGQGNLDSGGPRVRHGSGTPASVGGLYRDMSAQGGRPSLIARIPVARILGDPEEETWSPSLTNLEKVVVTDVTSNFLTVTIKESNTDQGFFKEKR; encoded by the exons ATGGAGCTCTCGGCGGTGGGGGAGCGGGTGTTCGCGGCCGAGGCCCTGCTCAAGCGGCGCATCCGGAAA GGACGCATGGAATACCTCGTGAAATGGAAGGGCTGGTCTCAAAA GTACAGCACCTGGGAACCTGAGGAAAATATTCTGGATGCCCGCCTGCTGGCTGCCTTTGAAGAAAG GGAACGAGAGATGGAGCTCTATGGGCCCAAGAAGCgaggccccaaacccaaaaccttCCTCCTCAAG GCACAGGCTAAAGCCAAAGCCAAGGCTTATGAGTTTAGGAGTGACTCTGCCCGAGGCATCCGGATCCCCTACCCCGGACGCTCGCCCCAGGACCTGGCCTCCACCTCCCGGGCCCGGGAGGGTCTCCGAAACATGGGCCTGAGCCCCCCCGGGAGCAGCAGTAGCAGCACCTGCCGGGCTGAGCCGCCCCGGGACCGTGAGCGGGAAAGGGAGCGGGAACGGGAACATGTCACTAGCCGTGCAGAGGACAAGCCCAGCTCCCCGGGTGACAGTTCCAAGAAACGTGGCCCCAAGTCCCGGAAAGAGCTCCAGGACCCCTCGCAGAGGCCTTTGGGAGAAGCTGTGGACAGTCTTGGGGATCACCTGAAAGGCCGCAAGCTGGAGGACACCCCTTCCTCAGGTGCCGGGAAATTCCCTGCAGGCCACAGCGTGATCCAGCTGGCCAGGAGGCAGGACTCGGACCTGGGCCCCTGTGGGGTGGCCAGCCCAGGTCCCCCAGAAACGGCGGGCAGGCTGCCCGGGGACACCTTCCCGGCCAGGGTCATAAAGCACAGGCCCGCCTTCCTGGAGGCCAAAGGCCAGGGGAATCTGGACTCCGGTGGGCCCCGGGTCCGGCATGGCTCTGGTACCCCTGCATCTGTCGGGGGCCTGTATCGGGACATGTCTGCCCAAGGGGGAAGACCCTCCCTCATCGCCAGGATCCCGGTGGCCAGAATCCTGGGGGACCCAGAGGAGGAGACCTGGAGCCCGTCCCTGACCAACCTGGAGAAGGTGGTGGTCACCGATGTCACGTCAAACTTTCTGACCGTCACCATTAAGGAGAGTAACACGGACCAGGGCTTTTTTAAGGAAAAGAGATGA